A genomic window from Gossypium hirsutum isolate 1008001.06 chromosome D10, Gossypium_hirsutum_v2.1, whole genome shotgun sequence includes:
- the LOC107915728 gene encoding proteinaceous RNase P 1, chloroplastic/mitochondrial, which translates to MLKVNPFGPSLSMFNKIPFSLLYRRGFRRAFRIFEAGHCNSFAKPVSIANVNVNFFAVDKTRNLSAVATAKKSGLNASSSSSRTNEMTNKAKKKARMESPEFLLKIKLDMCSKHGKLEEALRLYDESISNGVSLNLHHYNMLLYLCAREASGDGSQLNELKELGLKRGFEIFQKMVGDEVSPNETTFTSMARLAVAREDPDMAFELVKQMKSLGIPPRLRSYGPALLGFCEKGNAEKAYEVDAYMFESGVTPEEPELSALLKVSINTKKADKVYEMLQRLRASVRQVSESTLQVVEDWFKSKDAASVGAEKWDVKQIKEAVIGGGGGWHGLGWLGSGRWRVVRTEMTENGVCRSCGEKLVCIDIDPKETENFAAKLTELACSKEVRADFVQFQEWLQQHGPFDAVVDGANVALINSEAFNLNQLKNVVNKLQQMSPTKRSPLIILHRSRIARDPNNRKWLERWQRAGVLYATPYGSNDDWYWLYAAVSCKCLLVTNDEMRDHLFQLLGNSFFPRWEEKHQVRLSMTRTGLVLRMPPPYSIVIQESESGSWHVSSIADDDLLTPRQWLCGCRSKKTP; encoded by the exons ATGTTAAAGGTAAACCCTTTTGGCCCTTCACTCTCAATGTTTAATAAAATCCCATTTTCTTTACTTTATCGGCGTGGTTTCCGGCGCGCTTTTCGCATCTTTGAGGCTGGccattgtaattcatttgccaaaCCTGTTAGTATTGCGAACGTTAATGTAAATTTCTTTGCTGTTGATAAAACAAGAAACTTATCTGCGGTTGCTACTGCTAAGAAATCAGGCTTGAATGCGTCTAGTAGTAGTAGTAGAACTAATGAAATGACCAACAAAGCAAAGAAGAAAGCACGAATGGAATCACCTGAGTTTCTGCTTAAAATTAAGCTTGATATGTGCTCGAAGCACGGCAAACTTGAGGAAGCGCTTCGTTTGTATGATGAAAGCATCAGTAACGGGGTTAGTCTGAATCTGCACCATTACAATATGTTGCTTTATTTGTGTGCTCGTGAAGCGAGTGGAGATGGGAGTCAGTTGAATGAGTTGAAGGAATTAGGACTGAAGAGGGGTTTTGAGATTTTTCAGAAAATGGTTGGAGATGAAGTTTCTCCCAATGAGACTACTTTTACAAGCATGGCAAGGTTGGCAGTAGCAAGGGAAGACCCGGATATGGCTTTTGAATTGGTGAAGCAGATGAAGAGTCTTGGAATCCCGCCGAGACTAAGGTCATACGGGCCGGCTTTGCTTGGATTCTGCGAGAAAGGGAATGCAGAGAAAGCATATGAAGTGGATGCTTATATGTTTGAATCAGGGGTGACGCCTGAGGAGCCTGAGCTCTCAGCTCTTCTGAAAGTTAGCATCAATACGAAGAAGGCCGACAAGGTGTATGAGATGTTGCAAAGATTGCGAGCCTCAGTGAGGCAAGTCTCGGAATCAACCCTTCAAGTTGTTGAGGATTGGTTTAAATCAAAGGATGCTGCAAGTGTTGGGGCTGAAAAATGGGATGTGAAGCAGATAAAGGAAGCAGTTATAGGAGGAGGAGGAGGGTGGCATGGGCTAGGGTGGCTTGGAAGTGGGAGATGGAGGGTGGTGAGGACTGAAATGACTGAGAATGGTGTGTGTCGTTCCTGTGGTGAGAAGCTTGTTTGTATTGATATTGATCCAAAAGAGACGGAGAATTTTGCTGCTAAATTAACTGAGTTGGCATGCAGTAAAGAGGTTAGAGCTGATTTTGTTCAGTTCCAG GAGTGGTTGCAGCAGCATGGACCATTTGATGCAGTTGTAGATGGTGCAAATGTGGCTCTCATCAACTCAGAAGCTTTCAATTTGAACCAG CTTAAAAATGTTgtaaataaattacaacaaatGAGTCCAACAAAAAGGTCTCCACTTATTATTTTGCATCGAAGTCGGATTGCACGGGATCCTAATAACAGGAAGTGGTTAGAGAGGTGGCAAAGGGCTGGGGTGCTTTATGCTACTCCTTACGGATCAAATGATGATTG GTATTGGCTATATGCTGCTGTTAGTTGCAAGTGTTTACTAGTGACAAATGATGAAATGAGGGACCACTTGTTCCAGTTATTAGGGAATTCCTTTTTTCCAAGATGGGAAGAGAAGCATCAG GTTCGGTTATCTATGACGAGGACTGGTCTTGTGCTTCGTATGCCACCCCCATATTCAATTGTTATTCAG GAATCGGAAAGTGGTAGTTGGCACGTTTCTAGCATAGCAGACGATGATCTTTTGACTCCAAGACAATGGCTGTGTGGTTGTAGAAGCAAGAAAACGCCATGA